CGTTATATTTAGTGACAAATAAACTGCACCAAATGATCCTTTACCAATCATTTCACCTTTCATCCACGCAAACTCTTTGTACTCACCTCTGGcattttttgatttattgATCTCAATAGTGTTTTTGTCTGTTATTTCAACAATCTTGGTGCCCCACATTTTTGTATTACTCCGTTTTACTTTCATGCTGTTTCTTCTAGCCTCTCCTGCCTCATGAGCAATGGCTCTGATTGTCCTAGTTCTTCTTGGCAAGCTGGTGTTAgacttcttctcttttattacattatcattattttgaCTTTTGACACCCTTTTCTGATATATTTGAGTGCTGCTCTAAAATAGAATTAATACGGGCCTTATCACTAGTTTTTGAAACAGGACTCTTGGAGTTATGCAATTCTTCAACCACCGGCTTATCCAAATGTGCACGCGGGAAAAATCTCTCCAAATTTTGGTAGACTATCTCAGCCGTAGGGCGAAGAGTCATTTTCCTCACAGGTGTTAACTTATTATTCATCGAGTATATCttatcatcatcctcaGAATCagttttattgaaattattattttcaggGACTACTTCAGTTTCACTGATTTTGGTTTCGGATCCCCATATAATGTCTTCTGAAGATGCACTATCCTCATCAGAGTCAGAAAGCTCAGGAACATCGTTAAAATTGAttgtattttcttcaaaaacatCAGCCGCTGATGCGGATGATACAATCCTCTTAGAACTTCCTCTTTTTAATATTGGGGATGTCGAGTAAATAACTGAATTATTAGATACACTAGATGTCGATCGGTTCACTCTAGACCTAAGCACCTCAGTCATAGAAAACATATGGTCATCCTCCAATTTACCCTTCCTGCTTATGTCTCCAACACCTTTGTATGGCTGTGGAACCAAAACATGACTTGATCCAGGAGTATACGAAGACACAATTTTTTCAGAAGAGGGACTATTAGTCTCAGAATTCTTGTAGCTTTTTCTTGAAGGTGATAATTCATCTCTTCTACTTCTATCATTATTGGTGACAATAGATACGGATTTCGAAAGACTTCTAGATTTTTGAAGTCTCATTGGAGAGCCTGTTATGGGTGCCTTTGGTGCTTCCCTCTTAGGTGCTAATTCTGGATTTGTGTATGGAGATCTCCTCCTGTTATTAAAGTCTATCTCTTTACCCTCATCCTTTCTTAGAACATGAAAAGAATTTCTTTGTAAATCATCTTCTAAGCCTTtatgttttattttatctgGTATCTTTAAAGTAAATTGCGCTTCAGGCTTGACATCAGGTACCTTTCCTGGTACTAAACTAGAttgattttctttgaaattccAGTAATTAACATCGTCATTCACATTGGAAGCATCATAAAAATAGCTTGGAGTTTGTGGATATTGTCTTCCTGGAGCTGATGATCTATCATCAAATGATGCTATATCAGATGAAGACGTTATAGTAGATATTTCATCATTGGAAGCCAGAATACTACTATTAATTGATTTAATCGATTCCTTTTTTCTTAGCATTTCACGCTGGCTTGAATTAATTATTGGCTTTCCAGGTGAGTATTTATGAGTTCCTGTATCTCTTATAAAAAGTTTTCTAGAGGTGTTCATAAATAGACTATTTCTTATTGTATCCAACAGCGTGTCATTCAAAGACGCCCCAATATCACAGCCAAAATCAGTCATATGAACGCTACATTCACCAGAAACAATTCTTAGCTTGCGCATAAAATATTCTTTCAGTTTGGAACATTCATTAGGAAGTTCTGATATCAGCAAAGGTATAAATGAAACATTGTCTTTTGTTATTAAGACAAAATCCTCCTCATTAGTAGATGATTTGATTTTTGCCGGATAGTATTTTTTATCCAATAgaaatttatcaaagaCATTCTCGAAATTCTGACTTTTTGTATCAATTGATGAGGATTTGTGTGCCTGGTGAATTTTTGGTGTCACTATATTATCGGGTTTTACTTGGTCAGTCATATCAAAACCACCCTGTATTTGCTGTAAAGAAACTCTATTTTTTGACAGGTTGGCACTGTTGAGTTGTGTATGATTTTGAGTACTAGGGCTTATAGTTTGGCTTTTCCTTTTAAGCTTTTCCCAGAATGTCGATTTATCTTCTGGCATAACCGCAGAATTTCTGACGTTGAATCCCCCCTTctcatttttctttgatttcgAATATGTTGCCGAAGATGAATGTTGTTGTTTGCCGTTAAAATTAGTAGAGCTACTTTGTGCGGCTATATCATCATTATAGTCATCATTTTTTAATCtactatatttttcatcagAAATTTCGAAAAGAGTAGGATCTgatctatttttttgatccaatttattaaataatgCAGAATACGGAGGAGATAAGGGGGATAAGGTCTTCGCCGTACTTGGTTCACTCTCAACAACTGACTGCGGTCTTGAAGGAATGTGTATTTTTATGTTAGGATTATTCTTTTCCATCTGTGTATTCTCAGCAGAGCTATGCGAAGAAGATCccatcaaagaaataaaactTCTCCGATATAAAGATCCTGtactttttgtttttttatgtGACTTGACAACACCCTTTTCCGGGGGCTTTCCGAGATTCAGTTGTTCATTATTTATCCCAGATTCTGATGCAGATCGTGAACCTACAATATCATCTTGTGATCTGCTACTTTTATGTCTTAAATTAACACCTTTATTTGGCTCAATATGCATTGCTGCAACACTATTACCACTTCTCTGTCTAGAATGAGAACTAGAgacatttttcttcataGTATCTTTAAGTAAAGCCTGAAATTTGTCAAATGATGCATTCTTACTGATTGGAAGATGCTTCTCATAGATAGCAAAGTTATCGTAAGCCAATAACCTTAAGAACCTCTGTCCGCACAGCTGATGCCTTTTGAATACAGCAATCCAACTATCCGGGAAATCATGAAATTTAAACCATGCAATCACTCGAGATAACGTCCATTCATCAGGATTTGTAGGATCCCAagataaaatcaaattatCGAATGATAGACTGCTTGTTGACCCAGATGACTTTCTGGAATATGTACTTGAATCCGTGTCAGCATTCTTTTCCAAGCTAGTTGGCCTTGATACATTATCTCCACCCTTATTTGCTTGAGGATGACTGTTCAACGATGAATTATCGAGCGTATATTCCGAGTTCCTGTTCGATGTCGATCGGGGACTATCAATCGATCGCCTATTGTATGAACTACCCATCTTAGAGAATGTCTTGGAGCTTGTTGGCGTGCCATGATTACTTCCACTAGATGCTGTATTTCCAGTGCCAAAAACATAAGTGGATCCGCTATAATCAGTTGAGTTGCTAGAGTTTCGAACATGTGTCTTGAATGACCTCGATGAGCTGACCGAGGCTGATGGGGATGCCTGAGAATTGGCTGAGTACCTTATGCTGGATACCGATCCGGATTTGGAATGACCATTACTGCCGGCTATTTTCTTTAGAAACGTCATTTGAGTTAACTTTTTCTATAATATATGGTCATGTCCTAGAGTTCTATTTTATGTGTAATCTGCTCTGCCGTCACTGCTTACTGGATCAAGATTCGATTCTTTCCGCTCACCAAAAACCTAATATTTGAACGCCGCTGTTGTTGAGTTGGATTATTTGTAAGAACGATAGGCAATTTATAAATAACAGTTCAGTATTTTGATCCAGGGCATCCTTTACCATTAGGCCTCGGCCGGTGTTCTTTATCATCTAGACGGAAAAAGCCAGTAATAATGAGTGACAAGCCTGGAAAAGAATGCTGGGgtttatatttatagtaTAGAATCGtaaattgaatattatatgatctgaaata
This window of the Nakaseomyces glabratus chromosome L, complete sequence genome carries:
- the BCK1 gene encoding mitogen-activated protein kinase kinase kinase BCK1 (CAGL0L03520g~Ortholog(s) have MAP kinase kinase kinase activity), which encodes MTFLKKIAGSNGHSKSGSVSSIRYSANSQASPSASVSSSRSFKTHVRNSSNSTDYSGSTYVFGTGNTASSGSNHGTPTSSKTFSKMGSSYNRRSIDSPRSTSNRNSEYTLDNSSLNSHPQANKGGDNVSRPTSLEKNADTDSSTYSRKSSGSTSSLSFDNLILSWDPTNPDEWTLSRVIAWFKFHDFPDSWIAVFKRHQLCGQRFLRLLAYDNFAIYEKHLPISKNASFDKFQALLKDTMKKNVSSSHSRQRSGNSVAAMHIEPNKGVNLRHKSSRSQDDIVGSRSASESGINNEQLNLGKPPEKGVVKSHKKTKSTGSLYRRSFISLMGSSSHSSAENTQMEKNNPNIKIHIPSRPQSVVESEPSTAKTLSPLSPPYSALFNKLDQKNRSDPTLFEISDEKYSRLKNDDYNDDIAAQSSSTNFNGKQQHSSSATYSKSKKNEKGGFNVRNSAVMPEDKSTFWEKLKRKSQTISPSTQNHTQLNSANLSKNRVSLQQIQGGFDMTDQVKPDNIVTPKIHQAHKSSSIDTKSQNFENVFDKFLLDKKYYPAKIKSSTNEEDFVLITKDNVSFIPLLISELPNECSKLKEYFMRKLRIVSGECSVHMTDFGCDIGASLNDTLLDTIRNSLFMNTSRKLFIRDTGTHKYSPGKPIINSSQREMLRKKESIKSINSSILASNDEISTITSSSDIASFDDRSSAPGRQYPQTPSYFYDASNVNDDVNYWNFKENQSSLVPGKVPDVKPEAQFTLKIPDKIKHKGLEDDLQRNSFHVLRKDEGKEIDFNNRRRSPYTNPELAPKREAPKAPITGSPMRLQKSRSLSKSVSIVTNNDRSRRDELSPSRKSYKNSETNSPSSEKIVSSYTPGSSHVLVPQPYKGVGDISRKGKLEDDHMFSMTEVLRSRVNRSTSSVSNNSVIYSTSPILKRGSSKRIVSSASAADVFEENTINFNDVPELSDSDEDSASSEDIIWGSETKISETEVVPENNNFNKTDSEDDDKIYSMNNKLTPVRKMTLRPTAEIVYQNLERFFPRAHLDKPVVEELHNSKSPVSKTSDKARINSILEQHSNISEKGVKSQNNDNVIKEKKSNTSLPRRTRTIRAIAHEAGEARRNSMKVKRSNTKMWGTKIVEITDKNTIEINKSKNARGEYKEFAWMKGEMIGKGSFGAVYLSLNITTGEMMAVKQVEVPKYGTQNELVKDMVEALKSEVATLKDLDHLNIVQYLGSEIRGNIYSLFLEYVAGGSVGSLIRLYGRFDEKLIRHLNTQVLSGLKYLHSKGILHRDMKADNLLLDEDGICKISDFGISKKSKNIYSNSDMTMRGTVFWMAPEMVDTKQGYSAKVDIWSLGCVVLEMFAGKRPWSNLEVVAAMFQIGKSKSAPPIPDDTIQLISSKGKDFLSKCFEIDPEKRPTADDLLEHSFSKVDPAFNFSRTRLYEFIKTNDKLNSSVLRNT